One Parashewanella spongiae genomic window, CAAAAGTATTCAGTCGATAATATAAATCTTGCCTAAACTCACCCTGCTCGATGGCATGACTGAGGTTTTGATTAGTGGCTGATATCAGCCTTGATTGTGCAAAGCACTCGGTATTCGAGCCTAATGGCGTGAATTCGCCACTCTCTAATACTTGCAATAACTTGGGTTGCAAATGATATGGTAGAGTCCCTATTTCATCTAAAAACAAGGTCCCTTTTTTTGCCCGACCAAAAGCACCTTGTCTGTCTTGCTTAGCATCCGTAAAAGCGCCTTTAATATGACCAAACAATTCACTTTCGAACAAGCTTTCTGGAATGGCCGCCATATTTATTCCTACGAAAGCTTCGCTAGCTCTGTGGCTCATAGCATGAATGCGTTTCGCGAGCAAAGACTTACCCGTGCCGTTTTCACCGAGAATGAGTAAATTGGCGTCTGTAGGTGCAAGCTGTTTAATGAGCATTTCAAGCTGTTGCATGGCAGGCGAATAAGCAATCCAACTGTCTTGATTTGATGGGTTTTCAGAAATGTTAATGTGACTCGATATTTTGTTGACTAACTGTCTTTTGTTCCAAGGTTTTTCGATAAAATCAACAGCTCCAGCTTGTAAACCTTGCACAACCAATTCAATGTTTGCCCATGCAGTCATGAGCATCACCGGCAATTCTTTAGGTGCGAGCTGTTTTAATAGTTTAAGTCCTTCTTTACCTGATGTCGTATCTTGCGAAAAGTTTAAATCCAGCAGTATTAAATTAGGTGTTATTCGCTCAATGAGTTGTAGGCAAGCCTTCACACTATCGGCTTCAATAACCCGATAGTCCTCACCACGGAGTAGTAAATTTAACGCAAAACGGATATCGGCATCATCATCGACCACTAAAACGATTTTTTGCTTCATGCACTCTTGCTGACAGTCATCACTGCCAGCTCCTTTAATTATTGACTGTTTTAACCTAGAAACATTAGTTGACTGCGTTATCAAGCGTAGAGCACTTCACTTATTGGGTGAAAACCACGGTAATAAAATCATCGTATTGCTCAAACAGTTACTCATATACTCAGCATTCAACTGATGTTTTTAAGTTTAAGTAGAGTAGGCTACTTTAACTTTAAAGCTCACGTAGCGCTTGCATGGGTTCGGCATTAATCACTCGCCATATCACCCAAAAAATTGCCGCAAAAACTATAGTAACCAATATTGCAGAAAAGAACAGCAAGGCTTCCCAAGAGAACGCGGGCAACGCTGAAATTTGCTGCTGTAAACCATAGTAAATTAATGCCGATGATACTAATGCAACCACCATAGTAGTACTTAACAGCCCGCTAAAGCTTTTAAGCATATTGTTAAGTAACATGGCTCGTGATGCACCAGTTGCCATGCGAATGGCTAACTCGAAGCGCTTAATTTCGGCAAAGCTTAACGCCATTCCAGTGGTGCCAAAAGCCGCGAGTAGCAAAGTCAGTAGTGAGAGCACCATGATGAAGTAAAACTGCAATAGCTTATTATCCAGAGCACGCCACATATACTCCTTCAATATCAAACTTTTTATTTCTGTAATTTGTGGGTGTGAATTTTTTATTAATGACTCGATAGCATTTACATCAAATACTTCTGCTTCAGGTAACTGCATCACAAAAACCATGGATGAAATGTTATCTGTATTTGCGAAATAACTGACAGCAAACTTTGTATCATGCTCACCAACTCTCACATTATCAGCAATAATACCAACAATTTCTTTGCCCCAAAACTGAGTACCTATCAGGTTTTTAATTGGCTCACCTTTGCTTAAATGTTTGGCTGATGTTTGATTGTTCAACTGCACAGGCGCAAGTGTGGTGTATTCTTGTTGAGTTATATTTCGGCCATATAAAAGCGGAATCTCGAACTGTGAAATGAAGTCATGTGCCACATCTACAACACGAAAACTCTCGGTTGTATTGGTGTCAGGATCGAATCTAATTCTTACCGAACCATTCATTCCAATATAAGGGTCTGCATTACTGCTCAAAACTTGAATACTACTATCGAGCTCACTTAATTTATTGATTATTTGCTGTTTAATCACTCGATTAGCTAAGGTATAGCTCTTTAGCTGTTTTTCTTGTTTTGATTGATTTTCACGATCATATTTTCGAAAATTTTCATCAAAAGTGGCTTTCACGACTAATGTATTACCAGCCTTGAATCCGTAATCAATATTCAAATCACTCCAAGCTGAATTCCCTACCATAGCCAACGTAGTTAACAATATCGCTGCTGCACTTATTTGCAATACAAAAATAGCTTTACTCAGTAAGCCCATTGATTGCCTTGAAACACCTTTATTCCCTGAAGATACTTGCTCTAATAACGTGTTATCGTCGAAGCGAAATACAACAACTAACGCGAAAAATAAATTAATACCCATAACCAGCAGTATCGCAACTATTGAGGTATAACTGTCCAACTGTATCAAATCAATAAACTTGATATTACCGCCAGAAATGATCGGAAGTAATCGAATAATCCAAGCCGCTAAAACTAGTCCGGTAAATGCTGAAGCAATAAATACAGCCAAATTTTCGAAAAACACCATTGCGAATAAACGCGATTTTGTTGCCCCTAAGCTAATTTGCAGTGCGAACTCTCGGTATCGTTGTTGGTAATAACCAATAAATAAGTTCAACAAGTTCAAACTCGCCATCAGTAATAGTGCTGTAACAGCCGCAATTAAAAACCACACCATGTTTTCTTGTTCCAGCAGTAATGAATCGCGATATTTCACGATGTTTACTTTTGTTTTTATGTTTCTTGCGATAGTAAAAGTAGACTCTATATGTTCTACTTTATATTTTTCCCAAAATGTACCAACTTCTTTAGCTGTAATAAGCCTCGTCTTCACTCGGAAAAGCGATGTGAAGTTACCAGTAAATTCCCCGTATTTTAAATCCTTATTTTTAAAGTCTTGTAAATTATACAATGACCAAACTTGTTGAGTATTACGTATTCCTCGTATTGAAAATGAAACAAAGTCAGTTACAACTCCTTTGACTAAATGCGTTTTATTATTAATTTTAATTTGTTCGCCGATTACACCTTTTCTTGACTCTAATGCGCTGCGCCATAATGTTTCTGAAATCCATACACCTTGCGCAATATTATCTATTGTAGGCGCATCACCTAATATGATTTCTCGGTCTGTAACATCAAAAATATTATGACTTGCTGTAAATAATATGCTGTCATACTGCGTTTCTGATACATTAAATAATGCTGGGAATTGATCACCATCCAGAGCAGCAAAATCCCCAATTGATCGATAATCGTCTGCTAGATGGGCGTAAGCTTTACTGTTAAAAATGCTCATTGACATTTCCCCGAGCATTACCTCGTTATTAATTATATAAAGCGAGTCTTCATCTTTAATATCTGGTAGTGGCTTGAAGATTAAATTACTGCTCATTGCTACAACCGTCAGGACGGCCGCCAATGTTAAACTTAAGGTTAAAAGTACGGGCAATGTTAAC contains:
- a CDS encoding sigma-54-dependent transcriptional regulator — its product is MITQSTNVSRLKQSIIKGAGSDDCQQECMKQKIVLVVDDDADIRFALNLLLRGEDYRVIEADSVKACLQLIERITPNLILLDLNFSQDTTSGKEGLKLLKQLAPKELPVMLMTAWANIELVVQGLQAGAVDFIEKPWNKRQLVNKISSHINISENPSNQDSWIAYSPAMQQLEMLIKQLAPTDANLLILGENGTGKSLLAKRIHAMSHRASEAFVGINMAAIPESLFESELFGHIKGAFTDAKQDRQGAFGRAKKGTLFLDEIGTLPYHLQPKLLQVLESGEFTPLGSNTECFAQSRLISATNQNLSHAIEQGEFRQDLYYRLNTFVITLPALRNRQQDILPLANMFIEMFAHKYNKSLMTMSAAAETQLLTHEWAGNVRELSHVIERAVLINSANKIDTQQLILEPSTRSVQSDIPDMTLEALEKQRIVNALEQHDGHLNHTATELGISRNALYRRLDKYQLISEAGEE
- a CDS encoding ABC transporter permease — its product is MSFYLRALQHGVMRLFTLPRLTLPVLLTLSLTLAAVLTVVAMSSNLIFKPLPDIKDEDSLYIINNEVMLGEMSMSIFNSKAYAHLADDYRSIGDFAALDGDQFPALFNVSETQYDSILFTASHNIFDVTDREIILGDAPTIDNIAQGVWISETLWRSALESRKGVIGEQIKINNKTHLVKGVVTDFVSFSIRGIRNTQQVWSLYNLQDFKNKDLKYGEFTGNFTSLFRVKTRLITAKEVGTFWEKYKVEHIESTFTIARNIKTKVNIVKYRDSLLLEQENMVWFLIAAVTALLLMASLNLLNLFIGYYQQRYREFALQISLGATKSRLFAMVFFENLAVFIASAFTGLVLAAWIIRLLPIISGGNIKFIDLIQLDSYTSIVAILLVMGINLFFALVVVFRFDDNTLLEQVSSGNKGVSRQSMGLLSKAIFVLQISAAAILLTTLAMVGNSAWSDLNIDYGFKAGNTLVVKATFDENFRKYDRENQSKQEKQLKSYTLANRVIKQQIINKLSELDSSIQVLSSNADPYIGMNGSVRIRFDPDTNTTESFRVVDVAHDFISQFEIPLLYGRNITQQEYTTLAPVQLNNQTSAKHLSKGEPIKNLIGTQFWGKEIVGIIADNVRVGEHDTKFAVSYFANTDNISSMVFVMQLPEAEVFDVNAIESLIKNSHPQITEIKSLILKEYMWRALDNKLLQFYFIMVLSLLTLLLAAFGTTGMALSFAEIKRFELAIRMATGASRAMLLNNMLKSFSGLLSTTMVVALVSSALIYYGLQQQISALPAFSWEALLFFSAILVTIVFAAIFWVIWRVINAEPMQALREL